One window from the genome of Cryptomeria japonica chromosome 6, Sugi_1.0, whole genome shotgun sequence encodes:
- the LOC131876703 gene encoding dirigent protein 1-like — translation MASQMLYFIVLSLAILSCSWGYQQEENIVFYLRDIVSKPNATAIVVAGANGSTSIQNLDFGSVVVIDDFLTEMPGPSSTVVGRAKGFYAYSDVDANAVHMVFSLVFQNRKYNGSTLEFHGTLDILTRSSGSEVSVVGGTGKLRYARGYSILTFQSDIGLDSIVEFNTSFRLD, via the coding sequence ATGGCTTCACAAATGCTATACTTTATCGTCCTCTCCCTTGCAATATTATCTTGTTCATGGGGATATCAACAAGAGGAGAATATTGTGTTTTACTTGCGTGACATAGTGAGCAAACCCAATGCAACAGCCATAGTAGTTGCAGGAGCAAATGGATCAACATCCATACAGAATCTAGACTTTGGATCGGTGGTGGTTATAGATGATTTTCTCACTGAAATGCCTGGTCCCTCTTCCACCGTTGTGGGAAGGGCCAAAGGATTCTATGCCTATTCAGATGTTGACGCCAATGCAGTTCACATGGTGTTCTCCCTTGTGTTTCAGAATAGGAAATATAATGGGAGCACCCTTGAATTCCATGGAACACTAGATATCCTCACGAGGTCCTCTGGAAGTGAGGTGTCTGTGGTGGGAGGAACGGGAAAATTGAGGTATGCTCGTGGGTATTCCATCCTTACTTTCCAATCGGACATTGGCTTGGATAGCATTGTCGAATTCAACACTTCCTTTCGACTTGATTAA